The following proteins are co-located in the Hemitrygon akajei unplaced genomic scaffold, sHemAka1.3 Scf000058, whole genome shotgun sequence genome:
- the LOC140721613 gene encoding NACHT, LRR and PYD domains-containing protein 3-like, with translation MELLEREDSAQSVVYTFPHLTIQEFVAAVAQFLNPHPGNILKFLTDAHNTTDGRFEVFLRFVAGLSSPMTARGLVEFLGPFPHETTCRVIDWVKEEVKRQSGNTESEAGKRSLLNTLHYLFESQNRGLAQDALGSVKTLSFRGMTLNPIDCAVLFHAIGLCDTIKHLNLQDCHIQCEGIQRLGPGLHKCQELRLNNNKLGDSGVKLVSAALRNPECKIQRLWLYNVGLTDSGAEDLVSALSTNPSLTELDLSYNKLGDSGVKLVSAALRNPECKIQTLR, from the exons atggagcttttggagagagaggattctgcccagagcgtggtgtacacattcccacacctcaccatccaagagtttgtagctgcagttgcacaattcctgaatccacatcccgggaatatcctgaaattcctcactgatgcccacaacacgacagatgggcgatttgaggtatttctccgttttgttgctggtctctcctccccaatgacagctcggggcctggtggagtttctgggtccatttcctcatgaaacaacctgccgggtgattgactgggtgaaggaggaggttaaacgacagagtggaaacacagagagtgaagctggtaaaaggagcctcctgaacacattgcactacctatttgagtctcagaatcgtggactggctcaggacgcactgggatctgtgaaaacactttcattcCGTGGAATGACGTTGaacccgattgactgcgcggtcctgtttcatgccatcggactctgtgatacaataaaacacctcaacctgcaggactgccacattcagtgtgaaggaatccagcggctgggacccgggctgcacaagtgccaggagttgag actgaaCAATAATAAACTGggggattcaggagtgaaactggtgtctgcggctctgaggaacccggagtgtaaaatacagagactgtg GCTgtacaatgtcggtctcacagattctggggccgaggatctcgtctccgctctcagtacaaacccatcactgaccgagctggacctgagttataataaactgggggattcaggagtgaaactggtgtctgcggctctgaggaacccggagtgtaaaatacagacactgcggtaa